The following coding sequences are from one Syngnathus acus chromosome 14, fSynAcu1.2, whole genome shotgun sequence window:
- the fgfr4 gene encoding fibroblast growth factor receptor 4 isoform X1, whose product MAGVCALCLLLLCCSERLLARSHDGAGRMKDLRVSRPLIVPGYPENITVTVSGQAKLLCEVHRPTSTKVQWLKAELSGGALGLRPLTPLQRNASKVNTLHLSNISLDDAGEYICMAESKHKGKTVQAMQSAWLQVLPGSKMADMTETRIPQDELREETADHLHLELGKVLKLRCDITTRPGMAVNWYKEGTRLVPTPRIQIRGAAMEIAEITYDDSGVYVCALRGTRGPVRNFTVTVTDSLGSGDDDEDNGLDDEIETDQVYLSRGPYWTHTQRMEKKLYAVPAGNTVKFRCPAMGSPMPSIRWLKNGREFRGEHRIGGIKLRHQHWSLVMESVVPSDRGNYTCVVENKYGSIAHSYVLDVLERSPHRPILQAGLPANTTAVVGSDVQFQCKVYSDAQPHIQWLKHIERNGSRYGPDGTPYVQVLKTGSLNMSEVEVLYLSKVTMEDAGEYTCLAGNSIGFAYQSAWLTVLSEEEAADPVDAMETKYTDIIIYACGFLALIMAIVIVVLCRMQVHPRREPFDALPVQKLSKFPLRRQYSVDSNSSGKSSASLMRVARLSSSCSPMLAGVMEFELPHDPDWEFPRDNLTLGKPLGEGCFGQVVRAEAYGINKDSSDQATTVAVKMLKDDATDKDLADLISEMELMKVMDKHKNIINLLGVCTQDGPLYVLVEYASKGSLREYLRARRPPGMDYTFDVTKVPEEQLTFKDLLSCAYQVARGMEYLASKRCIHRDLAARNVLVTEDNVMKIADFGLARGVHQIDYYKKTTNGRLPVKWMAPEALFDRVYTHQSDVWSFGVLMWEIFTLGGSPYPGIPVEELFKLLKEGHRMDKPSNCTHELYMMMRECWHAVPTQRPTFKLLVEELDKVLLSISDEYLDLSTPFEQYSPSCEDTSSSCSSDNDSVFTHDAMSTEPCLLGYQDARPRADPKVIFKEILF is encoded by the exons ATGGCCGGAGTCTGCGCCTTGTGCCTGCTcctgctctgctgctcagagCGACTCTTAGCCAGATCGCACGACGGAGCGGGAAGAATGAAAG ATCTCCGCGTGTCCAGGCCTCTGATCGTGCCAGGATACCCAGAAAACATCACCGTGACGGTGAGCGGTCAGGCAAAGCTGCTGTGTGAAGTCCACCGGCCGACATCCACCAAGGTGCAGTGGTTGAAGGCGGAGCTTTCGGGAGGAGCGTTGGGCCTCAGACCACTCACG CCCTTGCAGAGAAATGCGTCCAAGGTGAACACCTTGCATCTATCCAACATCAGCCTGGACGACGCGGGCGAATATATCTGCATGGCCgaaagcaaacacaaaggGAAGACTGTGCAAGCTATGCAGTCCGCGTGGTTGCAAGTCCTGCCGGG TTCCAAAATGGCGGACATGACGGAAACGAGGATCCCGCAAG ACGAGCTGCGTGAGGAAACCGCAGATCATCTCCACCTCGAACTGGGCAAGGTCCTGAAATTGCGCTGCGACATAACCACTCGGCCGGGCATGGCGGTCAACTGGTACAAAGAGGGAACCCGCCTGGTGCCCACTCCTCGGATCCAGATCCGCGGCGCCGCCATGGAAATCGCTGAAATCACATACGATGACTCGGGAGTTTACGTGTGCGCCCTCCGTGGAACCAGAGGACCTGTGAGGAACTTCACCGTCACAGTGACCG ACTCGCTGGGCTCAGGGGATGACGACGAGGACAACGGCTTGGATGACGAGATTGAAACTGACCAAGTTTACCTTTCTAGAG GTCCTTACTGGACCCACACCCAACGGATGGAAAAGAAGCTGTATGCCGTTCCGGCGGGTAACACGGTCAAGTTTCGTTGCCCAGCCATGGGCAGTCCTATGCCCAGCATTCGTTGGCTCAAAAACGGAAGAGAGTTTCGAGGCGAGCACCGTATCGGGGGCATCAAG cTGAGGCATCAACACTGGAGCCTGGTGATGGAGAGCGTTGTGCCTTCAGACAGAGGAAATTACACCTGCGtggtggaaaataaatatggcTCCATTGCTCACAGCTATGTCCTTGACGTCTTGG AGCGTTCCCCCCATAGACCCATCCTGCAAGCAGGTCTACCGGCCAACACCACGGCAGTAGTGGGCAGTGACGTCCAGTTCCAGTGCAAGGTCTACAGCGATGCGCAGCCACACATCCAGTGGCTCAAACACATCGAGAGGAACGGCAGCCGATACGGCCCTGACGGGACGCCGTACGTCCAGGTTCTCAAG ACCGGAAGTCTGAACATGTCCGAGGTGGAGGTGCTCTACCTGTCTAAAGTCACCATGGAGGATGCGGGAGAGTACACCTGTCTGGCGGGAAATTCAATCGGTTTCGCCTACCAGTCGGCCTGGCTCACCGTCCTTTCGG AGGAAGAAGCCGCAGACCCGGTGGACGCCATGGAGACCAAGTATACAGACATCATCATCTACGCCTGTGGCTTCCTGGCGCTGATCATGGCCATCGTTATCGTGGTTTTGTGTCGGATGCAAGTCCACCCCAGACGGGAGCCCTTTGATGCCCTCCCGGTCCAGAAGCTTTCCAAGTTCCCGCTGCGCCGACAG TACTCGGTGGACTCCAACTCGTCAGGCAAGTCCAGCGCGTCTCTGATGAGGGTGGCTCGCCTTTCATCCAGCTGCTCTCCCATGCTGGCCGGAGTGATGGAGTTTGAATTACCCCACGACCCCGACTGGGAGTTCCCGAGGGACAA CTTAACACTGGGAAAGCCTCTGGGGGAAGGTTGCTTCGGCCAAGTGGTTCGGGCCGAAGCCTACGGCATCAACAAGGACTCTTCGGACCAAGCTACCACTGTTGCGGTTAAGATGCTTAAAG ACGACGCCACGGACAAAGATCTTGCCGACCTCATCTCGGAAATGGAGCTGATGAAGGTGATGGACAAACACAAGAACATCATCAACCTACTTGGGGTCTGCACTCAGGACG GACCTCTGTACGTACTGGTGGAGTACGCCTCCAAAGGCAGTCTGCGCGAGTATTTGCGAGCTCGACGGCCACCGGGGATGGACTACACTTTTGATGTCACCAAAGTACCCGAGGAGCAGCTTACCTTCAAGGATTTACTGTCCTGTGCCTACCAGGTGGCCCGAGGGATGGAATATCTCGCTTCCAAACGG TGCATCCACCGAGATTTGGCGGCCAGGAATGTCCTGGTGACGGAGGACAACGTGATGAAAATTGCCGACTTCGGCCTGGCAAGGGGCGTCCACCAGATCGACTACTACAAGAAGACCACCAAC GGACGCCTGCCAGTGAAGTGGATGGCACCCGAGGCCTTGTTCGACCGAGTCTACACGCATCAGAGCGACGT GTGGTCGTTTGGCGTTCTCATGTGGGAGATCTTCACCCTGGGGGGCTCGCCGTATCCCGGTATTCCCGTCGAGGAGCTCTTCAAGCTGCTGAAGGAAGGACACCGCATGGACAAGCCCTCCAACTGCACCCATGAACT CTACATGATGATGCGTGAGTGCTGGCATGCAGTTCCCACCCAGAGGCCCACCTTTAAGCTACTGGTGGAGGAGCTTGACAAGGTGCTGCTGTCTATCTCTGATGAG TACTTGGACCTGTCGACGCCCTTCGAGCAGTACTCGCCGTCGTGCGAGGACACGTCCAGCTCGTGCTCGTCCGACAACGACTCGGTTTTCACGCACGACGCGATGTCCACTGAGCCGTGCTTGCTGGGCTACCAGGACGCTCGCCCCCGAGCGGA CCCAAAAGTTATTTTCaaagagattttattttaa
- the fgfr4 gene encoding fibroblast growth factor receptor 4 isoform X2: MAGVCALCLLLLCCSERLLARSHDGAGRMKDLRVSRPLIVPGYPENITVTVSGQAKLLCEVHRPTSTKVQWLKAELSGGALGLRPLTPLQRNASKVNTLHLSNISLDDAGEYICMAESKHKGKTVQAMQSAWLQVLPGAVISKMADMTETRIPQDELREETADHLHLELGKVLKLRCDITTRPGMAVNWYKEGTRLVPTPRIQIRGAAMEIAEITYDDSGVYVCALRGTRGPVRNFTVTVTDSLGSGDDDEDNGLDDEIETDQVYLSRGPYWTHTQRMEKKLYAVPAGNTVKFRCPAMGSPMPSIRWLKNGREFRGEHRIGGIKLRHQHWSLVMESVVPSDRGNYTCVVENKYGSIAHSYVLDVLERSPHRPILQAGLPANTTAVVGSDVQFQCKVYSDAQPHIQWLKHIERNGSRYGPDGTPYVQVLKTGSLNMSEVEVLYLSKVTMEDAGEYTCLAGNSIGFAYQSAWLTVLSEEEAADPVDAMETKYTDIIIYACGFLALIMAIVIVVLCRMQVHPRREPFDALPVQKLSKFPLRRQYSVDSNSSGKSSASLMRVARLSSSCSPMLAGVMEFELPHDPDWEFPRDNLTLGKPLGEGCFGQVVRAEAYGINKDSSDQATTVAVKMLKDDATDKDLADLISEMELMKVMDKHKNIINLLGVCTQDGPLYVLVEYASKGSLREYLRARRPPGMDYTFDVTKVPEEQLTFKDLLSCAYQVARGMEYLASKRCIHRDLAARNVLVTEDNVMKIADFGLARGVHQIDYYKKTTNGRLPVKWMAPEALFDRVYTHQSDVWSFGVLMWEIFTLGGSPYPGIPVEELFKLLKEGHRMDKPSNCTHELYMMMRECWHAVPTQRPTFKLLVEELDKVLLSISDEYLDLSTPFEQYSPSCEDTSSSCSSDNDSVFTHDAMSTEPCLLGYQDARPRADPKTALR, encoded by the exons ATGGCCGGAGTCTGCGCCTTGTGCCTGCTcctgctctgctgctcagagCGACTCTTAGCCAGATCGCACGACGGAGCGGGAAGAATGAAAG ATCTCCGCGTGTCCAGGCCTCTGATCGTGCCAGGATACCCAGAAAACATCACCGTGACGGTGAGCGGTCAGGCAAAGCTGCTGTGTGAAGTCCACCGGCCGACATCCACCAAGGTGCAGTGGTTGAAGGCGGAGCTTTCGGGAGGAGCGTTGGGCCTCAGACCACTCACG CCCTTGCAGAGAAATGCGTCCAAGGTGAACACCTTGCATCTATCCAACATCAGCCTGGACGACGCGGGCGAATATATCTGCATGGCCgaaagcaaacacaaaggGAAGACTGTGCAAGCTATGCAGTCCGCGTGGTTGCAAGTCCTGCCGG GTGCCGTTATTTCCAAAATGGCGGACATGACGGAAACGAGGATCCCGCAAG ACGAGCTGCGTGAGGAAACCGCAGATCATCTCCACCTCGAACTGGGCAAGGTCCTGAAATTGCGCTGCGACATAACCACTCGGCCGGGCATGGCGGTCAACTGGTACAAAGAGGGAACCCGCCTGGTGCCCACTCCTCGGATCCAGATCCGCGGCGCCGCCATGGAAATCGCTGAAATCACATACGATGACTCGGGAGTTTACGTGTGCGCCCTCCGTGGAACCAGAGGACCTGTGAGGAACTTCACCGTCACAGTGACCG ACTCGCTGGGCTCAGGGGATGACGACGAGGACAACGGCTTGGATGACGAGATTGAAACTGACCAAGTTTACCTTTCTAGAG GTCCTTACTGGACCCACACCCAACGGATGGAAAAGAAGCTGTATGCCGTTCCGGCGGGTAACACGGTCAAGTTTCGTTGCCCAGCCATGGGCAGTCCTATGCCCAGCATTCGTTGGCTCAAAAACGGAAGAGAGTTTCGAGGCGAGCACCGTATCGGGGGCATCAAG cTGAGGCATCAACACTGGAGCCTGGTGATGGAGAGCGTTGTGCCTTCAGACAGAGGAAATTACACCTGCGtggtggaaaataaatatggcTCCATTGCTCACAGCTATGTCCTTGACGTCTTGG AGCGTTCCCCCCATAGACCCATCCTGCAAGCAGGTCTACCGGCCAACACCACGGCAGTAGTGGGCAGTGACGTCCAGTTCCAGTGCAAGGTCTACAGCGATGCGCAGCCACACATCCAGTGGCTCAAACACATCGAGAGGAACGGCAGCCGATACGGCCCTGACGGGACGCCGTACGTCCAGGTTCTCAAG ACCGGAAGTCTGAACATGTCCGAGGTGGAGGTGCTCTACCTGTCTAAAGTCACCATGGAGGATGCGGGAGAGTACACCTGTCTGGCGGGAAATTCAATCGGTTTCGCCTACCAGTCGGCCTGGCTCACCGTCCTTTCGG AGGAAGAAGCCGCAGACCCGGTGGACGCCATGGAGACCAAGTATACAGACATCATCATCTACGCCTGTGGCTTCCTGGCGCTGATCATGGCCATCGTTATCGTGGTTTTGTGTCGGATGCAAGTCCACCCCAGACGGGAGCCCTTTGATGCCCTCCCGGTCCAGAAGCTTTCCAAGTTCCCGCTGCGCCGACAG TACTCGGTGGACTCCAACTCGTCAGGCAAGTCCAGCGCGTCTCTGATGAGGGTGGCTCGCCTTTCATCCAGCTGCTCTCCCATGCTGGCCGGAGTGATGGAGTTTGAATTACCCCACGACCCCGACTGGGAGTTCCCGAGGGACAA CTTAACACTGGGAAAGCCTCTGGGGGAAGGTTGCTTCGGCCAAGTGGTTCGGGCCGAAGCCTACGGCATCAACAAGGACTCTTCGGACCAAGCTACCACTGTTGCGGTTAAGATGCTTAAAG ACGACGCCACGGACAAAGATCTTGCCGACCTCATCTCGGAAATGGAGCTGATGAAGGTGATGGACAAACACAAGAACATCATCAACCTACTTGGGGTCTGCACTCAGGACG GACCTCTGTACGTACTGGTGGAGTACGCCTCCAAAGGCAGTCTGCGCGAGTATTTGCGAGCTCGACGGCCACCGGGGATGGACTACACTTTTGATGTCACCAAAGTACCCGAGGAGCAGCTTACCTTCAAGGATTTACTGTCCTGTGCCTACCAGGTGGCCCGAGGGATGGAATATCTCGCTTCCAAACGG TGCATCCACCGAGATTTGGCGGCCAGGAATGTCCTGGTGACGGAGGACAACGTGATGAAAATTGCCGACTTCGGCCTGGCAAGGGGCGTCCACCAGATCGACTACTACAAGAAGACCACCAAC GGACGCCTGCCAGTGAAGTGGATGGCACCCGAGGCCTTGTTCGACCGAGTCTACACGCATCAGAGCGACGT GTGGTCGTTTGGCGTTCTCATGTGGGAGATCTTCACCCTGGGGGGCTCGCCGTATCCCGGTATTCCCGTCGAGGAGCTCTTCAAGCTGCTGAAGGAAGGACACCGCATGGACAAGCCCTCCAACTGCACCCATGAACT CTACATGATGATGCGTGAGTGCTGGCATGCAGTTCCCACCCAGAGGCCCACCTTTAAGCTACTGGTGGAGGAGCTTGACAAGGTGCTGCTGTCTATCTCTGATGAG TACTTGGACCTGTCGACGCCCTTCGAGCAGTACTCGCCGTCGTGCGAGGACACGTCCAGCTCGTGCTCGTCCGACAACGACTCGGTTTTCACGCACGACGCGATGTCCACTGAGCCGTGCTTGCTGGGCTACCAGGACGCTCGCCCCCGAGCGGACCCCAAGACGGCCCTCCGATAA